One Virgibacillus proomii DNA window includes the following coding sequences:
- a CDS encoding ABC transporter ATP-binding protein, which produces MKALEVIEVTTEIDQKKLIDHASFSLPQGTITALVGHNGAGKSTLLKTIMGMIKKAQGKIIINESFHQDDDFITFKLLLSYLPEEPMLLTELTVMQHFQLYGMSYEIAKNELNERIDRMVKGFELVDKLDEYPESLSKGMRQKVQTICALLPDTPLLLIDEPFMGLDIYAVDYFEQLIKEKIASGTTVLVTSHQLDRMKGIADAFIMLKEGKIHSQGPINQFATIDRRIKK; this is translated from the coding sequence TTGAAAGCGTTAGAAGTGATTGAAGTAACGACAGAAATTGATCAAAAAAAACTTATTGATCATGCCTCGTTTTCATTGCCCCAAGGAACCATTACGGCACTTGTGGGGCATAACGGTGCTGGAAAATCAACGTTACTAAAGACAATAATGGGAATGATAAAAAAGGCTCAAGGGAAAATAATCATTAACGAGTCTTTCCATCAAGATGACGATTTTATAACGTTTAAGCTATTACTCTCGTACCTGCCTGAAGAACCGATGTTATTAACAGAATTAACAGTTATGCAGCATTTTCAGCTCTATGGAATGAGCTATGAAATAGCAAAAAATGAATTGAACGAACGAATTGATCGAATGGTAAAAGGCTTTGAGCTTGTAGATAAGCTTGACGAATATCCTGAATCGTTGTCCAAAGGAATGAGGCAAAAGGTGCAAACGATTTGTGCGCTCTTGCCGGATACACCGTTATTATTGATCGATGAACCATTTATGGGGTTAGATATTTATGCCGTAGATTATTTCGAACAGTTGATAAAAGAGAAAATAGCAAGCGGAACAACCGTTCTTGTGACTAGCCATCAGCTGGATCGAATGAAGGGAATAGCTGATGCCTTTATTATGCTAAAAGAAGGGAAAATCCATAGTCAAGGACCGATTAATCAATTTGCAACGATAGATAGGAGAATTAAGAAATGA
- the phnD gene encoding phosphate/phosphite/phosphonate ABC transporter substrate-binding protein, whose product MKKWYSLFIILFLAFLLASCGSSNDSKGEDKASDVDEQAGKPDQLVMGFVPSQDSDTIADTVEPLAKRLSKELDIEVKGEVMTNYNALVEAMGANQVHIGFIPAFGYVLANVQYDVEVILKSIRHGSGTYKAQYVVRSDSDIESLKDLEGKVWAYADKGSTSGYLFPAYQMMEEFGYDSGTELESDFFASTTATGAHDNAAISVYEGDADVATTFVDARTELEEEYPDVMKKLKVIGYTDEIPNDTISVTKDLDDELVKKIKETFLSFNDDEEMIKIMNNVYNWDGIDEATDEEYQIVKDTYQKFKDDIEL is encoded by the coding sequence ATGAAAAAGTGGTACAGCCTATTTATTATACTTTTTTTAGCTTTCTTACTGGCTTCCTGTGGAAGTTCTAATGATTCCAAGGGAGAAGACAAAGCAAGTGATGTCGATGAGCAAGCAGGAAAACCGGATCAATTAGTTATGGGGTTTGTTCCTTCACAAGATTCTGACACAATCGCTGATACAGTAGAACCATTAGCAAAACGCTTAAGTAAAGAGTTAGATATAGAGGTAAAAGGAGAAGTAATGACCAATTACAATGCCCTAGTTGAAGCAATGGGTGCTAATCAGGTGCATATCGGTTTTATCCCGGCATTTGGTTATGTCCTTGCCAACGTACAGTATGACGTAGAAGTAATTCTTAAATCCATCAGACATGGTTCTGGTACATACAAAGCACAATACGTTGTTCGTTCTGACTCTGATATTGAATCCTTAAAAGATTTAGAAGGGAAGGTATGGGCATACGCGGATAAAGGATCTACATCCGGTTACTTATTCCCAGCCTATCAAATGATGGAAGAATTCGGCTATGATTCTGGCACAGAATTAGAGAGTGACTTTTTCGCAAGTACTACTGCCACCGGTGCGCATGATAATGCAGCCATTTCTGTTTATGAAGGGGACGCTGATGTAGCTACAACTTTTGTTGATGCCCGTACAGAGCTGGAAGAAGAGTATCCTGATGTCATGAAAAAATTAAAAGTTATTGGCTACACAGACGAAATTCCTAACGATACCATATCTGTAACCAAAGATCTGGATGATGAATTAGTGAAAAAAATTAAAGAAACATTCCTTTCTTTTAATGACGATGAAGAAATGATTAAAATTATGAACAACGTGTATAATTGGGATGGCATCGATGAAGCAACGGACGAAGAATATCAAATCGTTAAAGATACGTACCAAAAATTCAAAGACGATATAGAGTTGTAA
- the phnC gene encoding phosphonate ABC transporter ATP-binding protein, translating into MIQFKDVGLVYPNGTEGLKNINLTINDGEFVVIVGLSGAGKSTLIRSINRLVTPTSGTLSVDNENILHYRGRELRKLRTKVGMIFQNYNLVNRTNVLKNVLAGRLGHTGTLRSILNLYKKADIALAYESLKRVNIGEKIYNRADELSGGQQQRVSIARVLTQQPKYILADEPVASLDPPTSHQVMTYLKKINKEDNITTIVNLHFIDMAMEYADRIIGMRAGEIVFDGPVSKVTEKTFEEIYGRAIREDDLRGGAKES; encoded by the coding sequence ATGATTCAATTTAAAGATGTTGGGCTCGTCTATCCAAATGGGACAGAAGGGTTAAAAAATATTAATTTAACTATCAATGACGGTGAATTTGTCGTTATTGTCGGACTATCAGGTGCTGGAAAATCCACCTTAATTCGCAGTATTAATCGTCTTGTCACTCCGACAAGCGGGACATTATCCGTTGACAATGAAAATATTCTTCATTACCGAGGTAGAGAACTGCGAAAGTTGCGGACAAAAGTTGGTATGATTTTCCAAAACTATAACCTTGTTAACAGAACCAATGTGCTAAAAAATGTGTTGGCAGGCCGTTTAGGTCATACAGGTACATTACGGTCTATTTTAAATTTGTATAAAAAAGCAGATATCGCGTTGGCATATGAAAGCCTGAAGCGTGTAAATATAGGAGAAAAAATATACAATCGAGCTGATGAGCTAAGTGGCGGACAGCAGCAACGTGTCAGTATTGCTCGTGTACTTACCCAACAGCCAAAATATATTTTAGCGGATGAACCCGTTGCTTCACTGGATCCACCGACATCTCACCAAGTAATGACCTATTTAAAAAAAATAAATAAAGAAGACAACATCACAACGATTGTCAATCTCCATTTTATTGATATGGCGATGGAATATGCAGATCGGATCATTGGCATGCGAGCAGGTGAAATAGTATTTGACGGACCGGTGTCTAAAGTAACAGAAAAAACGTTCGAAGAGATCTACGGTCGAGCAATACGTGAAGATGACTTGCGTGGGGGGGCGAAAGAATCGTGA
- the phnE gene encoding phosphonate ABC transporter, permease protein PhnE encodes MIKQTHHSPAGKAPSIYPVKTKLQITIVFFFVLGFYLFSMFWTQQEMVGGFGNAVSNMYVVIEKFFPPNFEVIPKVWKEMAQTVQMAIIATTLAAILTVPLAILSAQNITTFKPLYVITRTFLNILRTIPDLVLAVVFVGLFGVGILPGILALFIFSLGILAKLISETIEAVDMDPLEAMRASGGNIFQVIFYGLIPQVLPQFTSFVLYVFEINVRASVVLGLVGAGGIGLILDQQLGFYNYPNAMAIIILIFIVVIVIEYISTKLREALI; translated from the coding sequence GTGATAAAACAAACACATCATTCGCCGGCGGGAAAAGCACCATCTATATATCCAGTCAAAACAAAATTGCAAATTACCATTGTATTCTTTTTCGTACTCGGCTTTTATTTATTTAGTATGTTCTGGACACAACAAGAGATGGTTGGTGGCTTTGGTAATGCAGTAAGTAATATGTATGTCGTTATTGAAAAGTTTTTTCCACCTAATTTTGAAGTAATACCTAAAGTCTGGAAAGAGATGGCTCAAACTGTTCAAATGGCAATTATTGCAACTACATTAGCCGCGATTTTAACAGTGCCATTAGCTATTTTATCAGCACAAAATATTACAACCTTTAAGCCATTGTATGTCATTACTCGCACCTTTTTAAATATTTTACGTACCATTCCTGATTTAGTATTAGCAGTTGTATTTGTAGGTTTATTTGGTGTTGGGATTCTGCCAGGCATTTTAGCGTTGTTTATTTTTTCATTAGGCATTTTAGCAAAACTGATTAGTGAAACAATTGAAGCAGTTGATATGGATCCACTTGAAGCTATGCGCGCTTCAGGAGGAAATATTTTTCAGGTCATTTTTTATGGGCTTATCCCGCAAGTATTACCACAGTTTACATCATTTGTACTGTATGTATTTGAAATTAACGTGCGAGCTTCTGTTGTATTAGGACTCGTTGGTGCTGGTGGAATTGGTTTAATACTTGATCAACAGCTTGGTTTTTATAATTATCCAAATGCGATGGCAATCATTATTTTAATTTTTATTGTCGTCATTGTGATTGAATATATAAGTACTAAATTAAGGGAGGCATTGATTTAA
- the phnE gene encoding phosphonate ABC transporter, permease protein PhnE codes for MSSYSLPPKQPKSVFKKIKYILIALALISIYIWTFLGIEIDWGRSFERMLSNFDRVIPRLFSPDWSATEEVALKIWETVLIAFAGSLMAAILAIPLGFLAAKNMTGSKILATIGKWILSAVRAFPDIILAILFVVAVGPNAFAGVLAIAIGSTGMLGKLYSEAIESIDMKVIEAIEANGANKIQILFYGVIPQIIPEFLSYAIYRFEVDIRASSILGIVGAGGIGTMIIFASSNRNWNEMGLILLAIIIVVTIIDFISARIRRKII; via the coding sequence ATGAGCTCTTATTCATTACCTCCAAAGCAACCAAAGTCTGTGTTTAAGAAAATAAAGTATATCCTCATCGCTTTAGCTTTAATTTCCATTTATATTTGGACGTTCTTAGGGATTGAAATTGACTGGGGGAGATCATTTGAACGGATGCTAAGTAATTTTGACCGTGTTATACCTAGACTATTTAGTCCGGATTGGTCAGCTACAGAAGAAGTTGCTTTAAAGATTTGGGAGACGGTGCTTATTGCCTTTGCTGGATCACTAATGGCAGCAATATTAGCTATTCCATTAGGCTTTCTAGCTGCAAAAAATATGACAGGCAGTAAAATCCTTGCTACCATTGGTAAATGGATTTTATCAGCAGTACGTGCATTCCCAGATATTATTCTTGCTATTTTATTTGTTGTGGCTGTTGGTCCCAATGCTTTTGCAGGTGTTCTGGCGATTGCAATTGGTTCAACTGGAATGCTGGGAAAGCTTTATTCGGAAGCCATTGAATCGATTGATATGAAAGTTATTGAAGCAATCGAAGCAAATGGCGCAAACAAAATTCAAATTCTTTTTTATGGCGTTATCCCACAAATTATCCCTGAGTTTTTATCCTATGCGATCTACCGCTTTGAAGTAGATATTAGGGCTTCATCCATTTTAGGTATTGTTGGTGCTGGCGGGATCGGTACAATGATTATTTTCGCTTCCAGTAACCGTAACTGGAACGAAATGGGATTAATTTTATTAGCTATTATCATCGTTGTCACCATTATTGACTTTATCTCTGCACGGATTCGGCGAAAAATCATCTAA
- a CDS encoding bifunctional metallophosphatase/5'-nucleotidase: MLKNDNTKLLILYTSDVHGHIMPINYGTKQEAVGGLARFSTVVKEIRSKSDHVLVLDNGDLIQGTPLMTHYIKQHSNKPNPMIKAMNRINIDAGVIGNHEFNFGQQILQAAIDQSNYPWISANIIDKNTNKPKYGPPYIIKIINKSIKVAIIGVTTHYIPNWESKEHITGLHFTDALTTVKELVPFVRKMEQPDLVIVAYHGGFERDIETHEVTEPLTGENQGYEICQIDGIDILLTGHQHRQLTGYINNVLVIQPGNNGIAYGEIEVVFENSRTGWKVKDKQASVQLLSDIPPDKEILLETEEIEQSTQKWLDQPVGYIKGDMTIDDPFFARIKKHPFIEFIQKVQMEASDVDISVTSLLNNNSKGFKSTVTMRDVVANYMYPNTLVVLELQGKDMKAALEKSAAYFMLDEEGNIIVNPSYEQPKPQHYNYDMWEGITYTINVAKPIGERIEKLCYHDQPIIEHDRYHVVLNNYRASGGGDYTMFQNKPIVKEIQKDAVELIRAYFEKYTTVEATVTENFSVVAK; the protein is encoded by the coding sequence ATGTTGAAAAATGATAATACAAAGCTGCTAATTTTATACACAAGTGATGTTCATGGTCATATAATGCCAATAAATTATGGAACAAAACAAGAAGCTGTTGGCGGCTTGGCAAGATTTAGTACTGTAGTAAAAGAGATTCGCAGTAAATCTGATCATGTCCTTGTTCTTGACAATGGAGATCTGATTCAAGGCACACCATTGATGACCCATTATATAAAGCAACACAGTAACAAACCTAATCCTATGATAAAAGCAATGAATAGGATCAACATTGATGCCGGAGTGATCGGGAATCACGAATTTAATTTTGGTCAACAAATTTTACAGGCGGCCATTGATCAGTCAAACTATCCATGGATTTCAGCTAATATTATTGATAAAAATACAAACAAGCCCAAATACGGACCACCTTATATTATTAAAATAATCAATAAAAGTATAAAAGTCGCTATTATTGGTGTGACTACCCATTACATACCCAATTGGGAGTCAAAAGAACATATTACTGGTCTTCATTTTACTGATGCCCTTACTACTGTAAAGGAATTAGTTCCTTTTGTTCGTAAAATGGAGCAACCTGATTTAGTAATCGTTGCTTATCACGGTGGGTTCGAGCGAGATATTGAAACTCACGAAGTAACAGAACCATTAACAGGTGAAAATCAAGGATACGAAATATGTCAGATTGATGGCATTGATATACTCCTCACTGGTCACCAACATCGGCAATTAACCGGTTATATTAATAATGTATTAGTTATCCAACCTGGAAATAATGGGATCGCCTATGGAGAGATTGAAGTAGTATTTGAAAACAGCAGAACGGGTTGGAAAGTAAAGGACAAGCAGGCTTCTGTTCAACTTTTATCGGATATACCACCTGACAAGGAAATATTATTAGAAACGGAAGAGATTGAACAGTCTACCCAAAAATGGCTTGATCAACCGGTTGGTTATATTAAAGGTGATATGACGATTGATGATCCTTTTTTTGCTAGAATAAAAAAACATCCATTTATTGAATTTATCCAAAAGGTACAGATGGAGGCAAGTGATGTGGATATATCAGTTACGTCATTATTAAATAACAACTCCAAAGGCTTTAAGTCTACAGTTACTATGCGAGACGTTGTCGCTAACTATATGTATCCGAATACGCTCGTCGTTTTAGAATTGCAAGGAAAAGACATGAAAGCAGCTCTAGAAAAAAGTGCAGCTTACTTTATGCTGGATGAAGAAGGAAATATTATAGTTAATCCTAGTTATGAGCAACCAAAACCCCAGCATTATAATTATGATATGTGGGAAGGAATTACCTACACCATAAACGTTGCAAAGCCAATTGGCGAACGAATCGAGAAATTGTGTTATCATGATCAACCAATTATAGAACATGACCGCTATCATGTGGTATTAAATAACTATAGAGCAAGTGGTGGAGGAGATTACACCATGTTTCAAAATAAACCGATTGTTAAAGAAATTCAAAAAGATGCGGTTGAGTTGATACGAGCATATTTTGAAAAATATACAACCGTAGAAGCTACTGTAACGGAAAACTTTTCCGTCGTGGCTAAGTAA
- a CDS encoding PepSY domain-containing protein produces the protein MKKKLGIIIGAVAGAVILGSGVYYTNADEVNPKLDSEKIRSMVQEQYDGTITEFELDKDQNKAVYEVEVQNSNTEYDLELDGDTGEVLHESKKEIKQDRTKEDHDDDAALENMDKKNSISVEEAKKIANKQFDGDVISVELDKDDNQLIYEVELRNGKKEADFEINAETGDILEQDIETEAYDD, from the coding sequence ATGAAAAAAAAGCTAGGTATTATTATTGGAGCTGTAGCAGGAGCGGTTATATTAGGGTCAGGTGTTTACTATACAAATGCTGATGAAGTAAATCCAAAACTTGATAGTGAGAAAATAAGAAGTATGGTTCAGGAACAATATGACGGAACCATTACAGAGTTTGAGTTAGATAAAGATCAAAACAAAGCGGTATATGAAGTCGAAGTGCAAAATAGCAATACCGAATATGATTTAGAATTAGATGGAGATACAGGCGAAGTTTTGCATGAAAGTAAAAAAGAAATAAAACAGGATAGAACCAAAGAGGATCACGATGATGACGCTGCTTTGGAAAATATGGATAAAAAGAACTCTATTTCTGTAGAAGAAGCTAAGAAAATTGCTAATAAGCAATTTGACGGTGATGTTATAAGTGTTGAATTAGATAAAGACGATAATCAGTTAATTTATGAAGTAGAGTTAAGGAATGGCAAGAAAGAAGCAGACTTTGAAATTAATGCAGAAACAGGAGATATCTTAGAGCAAGATATTGAAACGGAAGCATATGATGATTAA
- a CDS encoding PepSY domain-containing protein, which produces MNKKTGVILACIIGLALIGFSVFYFGSTSSSAEITKVEAKNIISNQYPGKIKGDVEKDEKSGYYYALIDHEGKIFEIKINEKTGEVMNLRERSTPDKKKDKQEKQDNQPKDVQDSTEKDNMIKDKDKSNSEERKVVVHEEQAKEVALEKFAGTIEDFELEEEEGSFVYEVKVVNGEDEAEITIDAFTGEILFTKIEREDDD; this is translated from the coding sequence TTGAATAAAAAAACAGGAGTTATCCTTGCATGTATTATTGGTTTAGCTTTAATTGGTTTTAGTGTATTTTATTTTGGTTCCACATCTTCAAGCGCAGAAATAACAAAAGTAGAAGCTAAGAATATTATTTCAAACCAGTATCCTGGTAAAATTAAAGGTGATGTGGAAAAGGATGAAAAAAGCGGCTATTATTATGCCCTTATCGATCATGAGGGAAAGATTTTCGAAATAAAAATAAATGAGAAAACGGGAGAAGTTATGAATTTAAGAGAACGGAGTACTCCAGATAAAAAGAAGGATAAACAAGAAAAACAAGATAATCAACCGAAAGATGTACAAGATTCTACTGAAAAAGATAATATGATTAAAGATAAAGACAAAAGCAATTCCGAAGAACGTAAAGTAGTTGTTCATGAGGAGCAAGCCAAGGAAGTTGCCCTTGAAAAATTTGCAGGAACGATTGAAGATTTTGAACTAGAGGAGGAAGAAGGTAGTTTTGTGTATGAAGTAAAAGTTGTTAATGGGGAAGATGAAGCAGAGATAACGATTGATGCTTTTACTGGCGAAATTTTATTTACAAAAATTGAAAGAGAAGATGATGATTAG
- a CDS encoding HAMP domain-containing sensor histidine kinase has translation MKLKTKIQLYSSLFMLIVILIINTAIYMLFYKISTDGYLEDLVHQTERLVETIKKQPDVASKELFRSFSPQQGMIRVVNQAGTVFISGGQAVKYDVPLDFSTKETQQIIKQKNAPNVAVINKPVIWGTGRHAGEVVTLQVSNQLTTLDSTMTTLFYVLLVSSGIILVPIIFGGNILSRFLLNPIKMLIQTMQENMKKGNWKKINVENRSRDELYEMEMTFNEMIDYLKDNFEKQEIFVSDASHELKTPISIVKSYAQLLKRRGIDNPKLVKEAMEAIDSEADRMSKLVEQMLVLAKNKHAASMEQVDLVTLIEETVKTFQGAYGREVRFHKPESSIILTGNKDQLEQVIYILIDNALKYSNDRVEIRLSEKNKQAIINVRDYGSGIPEQEQNRIFERFYRVDKARSRDTGGTGLGLAIARTIVKEHQGEIRVKSKMGEGSTFIVTLPIEILSKF, from the coding sequence ATGAAGCTAAAGACAAAAATCCAATTATACTCCAGCTTGTTTATGCTAATTGTAATATTAATTATTAATACAGCAATCTACATGTTGTTTTATAAAATTTCTACAGATGGTTACTTAGAGGATCTAGTACATCAAACGGAAAGATTAGTTGAGACGATTAAAAAACAGCCTGATGTCGCTTCGAAAGAGTTATTTCGCTCCTTCTCTCCACAGCAAGGGATGATTCGTGTAGTTAATCAAGCTGGCACGGTATTTATTTCTGGTGGGCAGGCAGTTAAGTATGATGTACCATTAGATTTTTCCACGAAAGAAACACAGCAAATTATCAAACAAAAGAATGCGCCCAATGTTGCAGTTATAAATAAACCAGTTATTTGGGGGACCGGTAGACATGCAGGTGAAGTAGTTACGCTTCAGGTATCGAATCAGTTAACAACCTTGGATAGTACGATGACAACTTTATTTTATGTGTTACTTGTCTCGTCTGGAATTATATTAGTTCCAATTATATTTGGCGGAAATATATTGAGTCGATTTTTATTAAATCCAATTAAAATGTTAATTCAAACGATGCAAGAAAATATGAAAAAGGGCAATTGGAAAAAAATTAATGTAGAAAACCGTTCCCGTGATGAATTATATGAAATGGAAATGACATTTAATGAAATGATTGATTATTTAAAAGATAACTTTGAAAAACAGGAGATTTTTGTTTCCGATGCTTCCCATGAATTAAAAACACCAATCTCAATTGTAAAAAGCTATGCACAGCTTCTAAAGCGTAGAGGAATAGACAACCCAAAACTTGTTAAGGAAGCAATGGAAGCAATTGACTCGGAAGCAGATCGCATGAGTAAATTAGTAGAGCAAATGCTCGTATTAGCAAAAAATAAACATGCTGCTAGTATGGAACAGGTTGATCTTGTTACTTTAATAGAGGAAACGGTAAAGACTTTTCAAGGTGCGTACGGAAGAGAGGTACGATTTCATAAGCCGGAAAGTTCCATTATTCTTACTGGAAATAAAGATCAGTTGGAACAAGTTATCTATATATTGATTGATAATGCCTTAAAGTATAGCAACGATCGCGTAGAGATTCGTTTATCAGAAAAAAATAAGCAGGCTATCATCAACGTAAGAGATTACGGATCGGGTATTCCAGAACAAGAACAGAATCGTATTTTTGAACGCTTTTACCGGGTGGATAAAGCGAGAAGTCGGGATACTGGTGGAACCGGACTGGGCTTAGCAATAGCTAGGACGATTGTAAAAGAACATCAAGGTGAGATTAGGGTGAAAAGTAAGATGGGCGAGGGGTCAACGTTTATCGTTACACTTCCTATCGAAATTCTTAGCAAATTTTAA
- a CDS encoding response regulator transcription factor, translating into MEKPKILIVEDEKKLSRVLQLELEYENYETEIAEDGKIALAEMEQKKWDLVLLDIMLPKLSGLEVLRRVRRFDETTPILLLTARDQVHDKVSGLDLGANDYITKPFQIEELLARIRVHLRNPISKRENGDVFTVGDLYVNVSSREVKRNEKQIELTPREFDLLVCLLKNKNIVLTREQLIEDVWGFDYYGDTNVVDVYIRYLRQKIDKGYDQTYIQTVRGVGYTIKNKDMET; encoded by the coding sequence ATGGAGAAACCCAAAATATTGATTGTGGAAGATGAAAAAAAATTAAGCAGAGTACTTCAGTTAGAGTTGGAATATGAAAATTACGAGACAGAAATAGCTGAAGACGGTAAAATCGCGTTAGCGGAGATGGAACAGAAAAAATGGGATCTCGTGCTACTTGATATTATGTTACCAAAACTAAGCGGATTGGAGGTTCTGCGGAGGGTTAGAAGATTCGATGAAACAACTCCAATTCTATTGTTAACAGCACGTGATCAAGTACACGATAAAGTTAGTGGTCTTGATTTAGGGGCAAATGATTATATAACAAAGCCGTTTCAAATTGAAGAGTTACTAGCCAGGATCCGTGTACACTTACGTAATCCGATTAGTAAACGAGAAAATGGGGATGTTTTTACAGTCGGTGATTTGTATGTGAATGTTAGCAGCAGAGAAGTAAAACGCAACGAAAAACAGATTGAATTAACACCTCGAGAGTTTGATTTACTCGTTTGTCTATTAAAAAATAAAAATATCGTGTTAACTAGAGAACAGCTTATCGAAGACGTCTGGGGATTTGATTATTATGGAGATACAAATGTTGTTGATGTTTACATCCGTTATTTGCGACAGAAAATAGATAAAGGATATGATCAGACATATATTCAAACGGTTCGAGGAGTAGGCTATACAATAAAAAATAAGGATATGGAAACATGA